The DNA region CCGGGCGAGCGCTGCGCCTCCACCACCAACCGCAATTTCAAGGGACGCCAGGGCCCGGGCGCGCGCACCCATCTGATGTCGCCCGCCATGGTCGCGGCGGCGGCCGTGACCGGGCATCTCGCCGATCTGCGGGACCTGCTGAAGGGGCGCGCCTGATGCAGAAATTCGAGCGCCTCGACACCATCGCCTGTCCGTTGCCTCTCGCCAATCTCGACACGGATCAGCTGCTGCCGGCCCGTTTCCTGAAGCGGCCGCGCGCCGAGGGCTATGGCGGCTTCCTCCTGCATGATCTGCGCTTCGGCGCGGACGGCAAAGGGACGAGCCGGCTGCCGCTCGACGAGCCGCGCTATCGCGGCGCGCAGGCGATCGTGGCGCGGCGCAATTTCGGCAGCGGCTCGTCGCGGGAAGGTGCAGTCTATGCGCTCATGGATTTCGGCATACGCTGCGTGATCGCGCCGAGCTTCGGCGATATCTTCGCGTCGAACTGCGTCATGAACGGCCTGCTCGTCATCCGCCTCCCCGAGACAGAGGTCGAGGAGCTTTTGGCCTTGCCCGATCTCCTGCAAGCGAGGCCGATGCGCATCGACCTCGAGGCGCAGCGTGTCAGCTG from Rhizobiales bacterium GAS188 includes:
- a CDS encoding 3-isopropylmalate/(R)-2-methylmalate dehydratase small subunit produces the protein MQKFERLDTIACPLPLANLDTDQLLPARFLKRPRAEGYGGFLLHDLRFGADGKGTSRLPLDEPRYRGAQAIVARRNFGSGSSREGAVYALMDFGIRCVIAPSFGDIFASNCVMNGLLVIRLPETEVEELLALPDLLQARPMRIDLEAQRVSCGPVSFAFDIDPLRKTKLLNGWDDIDITLSHAAEIARFTAADAKERPWALPHRPASDLSR